Proteins co-encoded in one Carassius gibelio isolate Cgi1373 ecotype wild population from Czech Republic chromosome A15, carGib1.2-hapl.c, whole genome shotgun sequence genomic window:
- the LOC128028726 gene encoding uncharacterized protein LOC128028726, translating to MQILAMIMMMILMISSHSALATQSLTCHNDYHNTFNCVWNTSKLDVIPPVQPETICWIHVMVRKTRQTKEMVQMFADPAQPHIRSATVGFKRQINLPTISLGTTLHEEVHCDNYTNPMAEIAPHNSKNSAVKAAPPEGVEVHGINASWSFVPPRGSLQKYKEFEVQYRSAAQSWKDVANDTINTNETQIKLPEDRLPSNQQYVIRVRVRYQKKLLPNAVWSDWSEEYNWTSTVGQRHHTQGNTHLSDTDTHTLTHSLNHTFMYCYTLTLSSASTEIFQLESSVAGITLTVITLAIILTL from the exons GTTTAACATGTCATAATGATTACCACAACACCTTCAATTGTGTTTGGAACACCTCAAAACTGGATGTGATCCCTCCAGTCCAGCCAGAGACCATCTGTTGGATTCATGTAATGGTTAGGAAGAC gcgtCAGACTAAAGAGATGGTGCAGATGTTTGCAGACCCGGCACAGCCTCATATACGCTCTGCCACAGTGGGTTTTAAAAGACAG ATTAATTTACCTACAATATCATTGGGGACCACATTACATGAAGAAGTCCATTGTGACAACTACACAAATCCCATGGCTGAAATAGCACCACATAATTCAAAAAACAGTG cagTGAAAGCAGCTCCTCCTGAGGGAGTGGAAGTTCATGGGATCAATGCTTCATGGAGCTTTGTTCCTCCAAGAGGTTCtttacagaaatataaagagtttGAAGTCCAGTACAGATCTGCTGCTCAGAGCTGGAAG GATGTGGCAAACGATACCATTAACACTAATGAAACTCAAATCAAGCTGCCAGAGGACCGTTTGCCCTCAAATCAGCAGTACGTGATCAGGGTGAGAGTCAGGTATCAAAAGAAACTCCTGCCCAATGCCGTGTGGAGCGACTGGAGTGAAGAGTACAACTGGACGTCTACTGTGGGTCAGAGACACCACACACAAGGCAACACACACCTgtctgacacagacacacacacactcactcactcactcaatcacacaTTCATGTACTGCTATACTCTAACGCTCTCATCAGCCTCTACAGAGATCTTCCAGCTGGAATCATCTGTAGCCGGGATCACGCTCACAGTAATCACTCTGGCCATCatattaaccctctga